ACATATATCACCCTTTAATTATCAAATCTAGTTCAGTCTTTACATTTAATTTTTGAGTAAATAACCATACAAGACCTGAGAAAAAGATAATTGTCAACCAAACTGAATCCTGAAAACCAAACTAGTCACTGAATTTGAAGTATGATAGATGTGATTAACACCCTATTACCTAAACTGGCAAATCTGACTAAAGCCATAATAAACTTTTTGATCAAGCTTTTCAGGATTAAATGGAAGAATATTGATGAAGCTGCATAAAGGTGGTTTTAAAAGCTTTTTTTTGTTGATAAAATAATAACTTTATTAATGTAGAAAATTGAAAAGCTTTCCCCTTTAAGACAACATTGCTCTTATAAAAGCATTTTATCGCTGCCCCCCTCCGCGATTAAGAAATGGCACAGCTGAACATTATAAAGGATCTGAAAATTTTGAATTCACAATTCTTAATTACGCCTTATAGATGTTTCTAGGGATCTTGGAAACTTGATGTTGGGTTTCGGATGCCTTCTTGACCTGCTGACTTCTTTTTATAAAAAGATGATCAAATGACCCAAAAAAAGGTGAAAATAAGGATTACTTGAAGAGTTTGGATATCAAAGGGTTTAGCTTATCTTAACAGGGAAAGACACATTTAAAATATGGCAACAATTCTTAATGACAAGATTGACAAAAGATCAGCCATCATATTCATGCCCATTCTGGAATGTTTTTCTCGACTGAGATTACTCAAAAGACAGACAGGATTATTACTACACTTATTTGACTATAAATATCTCAGATTTCCCAGAAATGACATGTGACATCTCCTTTTTGTTCTTGTGAAAAGAGAAGAAACTTTTTATTGACTTAGTCAACTAACAATATACAAGAGGAGCTCCTTACATAGAAGTTTAAGGCTACATATGATATGGTAGGTAACATCATCTATGCTAATAAAGGTAAATAAATATTCTATAATTAAGTACATAATAATATCCTAATGTATCCtacataatattttttttattcaagTTCAATGGATTCAGACATTTCTAAATGTAGAGACATAAacactacttacttttaacactaCTTACTTTTTTAACATTGAACACACACCCTAAACTCAATGTGGGTGGAATAGTGTAGAATCACCAAAAAAGAGAAGTAGTGTTGGAAAGTAGCAGGTACCCGGTATTTGTGTTGGTGGAAAGTAGTAGGTACCCACTGGAATAGCCGAGCTGGGAGCACGCTGGCTCGGACGCCaccattatcaaaaaaaaaaaaaaaaggtttataTAGCTTttctcttcaaaaaaaaaaaagcaatgtTGGAACtctttcctccaaaaagttactGATGATTACACAGCGTAAAAATGTGCTTCTTGTACTAAATACAAAAAGGAGCCTATCTTTTCTTTTATAACCGAGAAATCCACCGACTACGCTTCAAAACTCAGTAGATAATGGGTCCCTTTATCCTTTTCCATTTAAATCCATGCCTAGCTCCCAACAGGATTCGAACACGTGACTTAAGCCACGTACATCTCGTGTTAAACAACCTCTGCCGTTGAACCAAAGCCCAAGAGCCAGAAAAGAATCTATTCTCTATAATTGCGAAAAAGGTATACTATTGCAAATCTCTAAGACATCATCGGCAACTTCAATTAGCAAAAACAATGACCAAAAAAGTCAAGTCTAGAGGAGGGTATCAGGTGCCAGTCTCCATAGTGATATGATGCCGGTCGCTGAAGAGAGGAGCGGTGGAGAAATGAGTAGCAATAGATCAAAGTCACAGTGGTCACTGGACCACTGGCACAAGAGGAGTGACGTACTAGAAAAGAAGAGGAACATTGCTGGTAGCCGAGAAAAAATGTTAGAGGAGTCGACGTTGACTGTGGATGAGAAGAGGTATGGGTCACTCGAaaacaaaaggaaaagaagaaagacATAGATTGGCAGGTGGCTTTAGGCCGTCCACCAGTAAGTGGAACTATATGAAAGCCtatcaagaaaagaaaagaaaacattttATTGACTTAGTTGATCAACAATGTACAAGAGGACCTCTAAGAAGCTTAGGCTACGCATGATATGGCAGGTCACCATGCTCTACGCTAATAAGATAagtaaatattttataattaagTACAAAATATCACAAGGTATCCTACAGAATATTCTATAATAGTTCcttaatttttttctttattaagtTCTATAATACTTTCCTTGTTTGATTGAATCTAGTCCTATATGAATCTAGACATATATTCTCTAACATTCAACCGTTCTAAAGACCTCGAACTCGAGGATTGTAGCAGACAGGGGCCATGACATCTATCTATAGTTGCAATGGTCCATTACTCTGCCGGCTGACTGTAGATTGCCTATGGCTCACCATTTATAGGTAAAGAATCAGAAAACATCAAGTCAATCAGCAAAGGAAAAGGCATACCCTTCATTTTCATGAGTGTGTGACCTAAAAGGAGGATCACGGTTGGCCATAGGACTCCCTCTTGGCCTCCTCTTGCGCTGCTGAACTCCACAATTAAGagcttctctttctctttctctttctccaCCTCCTTCAGTGTCCATTGCTTCCCCCTCTGATTCTTTATCATGATGCGTGCCAGGTTTCTCAGGCTTCTCTCCTTCAAAATCAGTATCTCTTTCCTTTCTCCTCTCGCTTCCATCTCTGTCAGTATTTTTCCAGCTATCATGATCTTTCTGTTTCTTCAGCTCCACTGTTGAATTTCCCAGCTCATTTGTTTTTCCAGGAACATCAACCACTTTTTTTTCACTCTGTGAAACCTCTCTCTCCGCTCCATTCCACACTTCCCTGTTCACATTGTCCTTTTCCCAGTCCTTTGGTCTGTCCTTATCCTTTGAAATATCTCTTCTTTCCTTCTCCCGCCGCTCAGAGTCCCTTTCCTCTTTAAGCAACTCCTTGTTATCAGAACTGCTATTCCCTAGTTGTAAATTATTCCGGCGATCATTTCTTTCTTTATCCCTATCTCCCCCTTCCCGGTGcttcccttctttcctttttctaTCTTTATCTTTGTCTATCAAATCCACCTTGTTTTCACCAATAGCTTCACGCACTTGAGCAAAATCCCTGTTCTCAGCGTCTGAGAATTCCTTTCCTACCTCGGCAGCACCATGGGTTCTTGACGCATTCCATGGATCCACGTTCCCAGCAGGGACATCAAGATATCTTTTGCCCGTGTTTTCTTCTTTAGAATCTTTCCAACTCACCCCACTAAACCTGTCCTTATCCACCTTCACATCTCCCTTATATTCGGGTAAATTATCCCTTTCATGTTTAATGTCCTTACCATCATCAGCTCTCTTCTCAAATCTATCATCCCTGTCCCTTAATTCACTTTTTGCATCACAATTCTCAACCTTGTTATTTTCCTTGGGCTGCAATCTGTTTTCTAAAGCAACAGAATGATCAGGATGTGAAACATTTGGACAAGATGAAACACGGTACATTGGTAGCTCAGGAGATCTTCTATCCGAATCCCGTGATACGAAACGTCGAATCTTCGGCATTCGACCATCTGGGCCTACATCAACGGAGCGAATAAATTCCACTTTTCCATCACTCGTCAGCTTGATCATTCTACCAGAGTCATCCTGGTAGTACGTTGGAGAAGAAGAGTGACTGCGGTTACTACCACTAACATTTCCACCATCCTCATGTGGTCTTTTATTAGGAGTAGTGCTCATATTCCAGCATATAAGTTAAGGAAAACTCAAGAACCACAACCTGCAAAATATTAAAACCCAAGAAATATCAACCTAAATCGATGATGTGCtgagcaaaataacaaggaaaACCACCTGTaagaaacaaaaataataaaCTTTTCACCAAATTCATGAACAGCTTAACAATACAAAGCCGTTTTATTAATAACATTCACTAACTAGTGAAAGATTTGCAAGCCACAAACTCTCAAAGCCGATTCATACCTAATTATAATTCTACAACCTGCTACCTACACAACCATGCATCATTCACAGAGGAGATATCAGTTAGGAGGCCAAGCATTAAGATCTCTTTTTTATCTTTCGAATTCGATTAAAGGCAAGATTTCATCTTTTGGTAGCAGCAGGCTTACAGAACTTCAAAATCTGATATAAAATAGAGAGAAATAATTGGAGACCAGCATTGCCATCTCAATTCGAGCAAGTATTATACCTATATTTCCTCTAAAAATcaactttaactcaataaagcAACCCTAAGTATAGCAATCAGTAAGAACCCGGAAAAGAAAAAAGGTTAAGGCTTTGAATCTAATAACATACACCCAGAACAGAAAAAACCAAGAAAATCCCCCAAAAAGATAAGCTATGAACTTTAATGCCAGCAAAAACACACCTTAGTAGCAAAAGAAGGAGAAAAAACCTCAAACTTTATCTGTCAATTTCTCTCTTTAGGACCAAATTACAGAGGAGAATTGCTTAGATTTAGAGCACAAGTTATCGGGGTGTATTTGTCAGCAAAAATGTACACTGATCTTTTTGTGTTTTATATTGAGCAAGTACGTAATTAATGGTGTAATTTGGAATTAGTGAGTCAAATGACAATTTAGCCCTTTAATTTGGCTTTACTAGGAACTAGATAGGTAAAAAAAGCCAGCTTTTGAACAGTTATTTAGAGGCCGTTTGGTTCTGGACAAGATTATAATTCTACATCTGATGTGGGATAACTAATAGCAAGatttaatataaattttataccaaTATCAGCTAATATCAATAATCAGATATGGAAAAGTATAACTTTAAATTCTAAGTTGAGATTAGTATCTAATTTCGGTAATCAAATCACAAAAAGTGATTCAATACTTAGCCAACTCTTGAGATGTAGTTAAACAATAGAGTTTTTAAATAAATAAGCATAAAATACATTTTTGCACTTTAATCCTCTCCGTCCCGTTTCAGCTGCGCAAACGcgaagtgggcgtttggacataagaaatgtaaaatttcaaaaaaaaagcgaaaaaaattttaagtaaaaatgatatttggaaattagagttgtgtttggacataaatataattttgggttatttttgaagatTTGTGAataatctgagtgaaaattttgaaaaataactttttggagttttttaaaaattcgaaaaaatccaaaatgtattttcaagtgaaaattggaatttttatgaaCAGACGCTGATTtcgagaaaaaataatttttttttgaaaaaaaggaaaaattttcTTATGTCCAAGCGGGCGAAGTAAAAGGATAAGGAAATCAAAACTCCATAAGATTGGATTTACATTACTTGTCTTTAAGTTAATAACGTAAACTTTTTCCGACTGAATTATAagtcaaaatattttttaggGCCTAAACTACTCCAATCGTATAGGAAATAGTTTAAAGTTATTCTCGAAACAATTACACTCTTTGTCTGTTGGCCAATATTCCAACTAAATTGGGCCCATATTTTTGCTATCTAACCCGGTTTGGCCCAGATTATACATAATCTGAaagaattttttatttctttaaccCTACATTGAAAACACAATTCCTCCACAATCCACAG
This sequence is a window from Nicotiana tomentosiformis chromosome 5, ASM39032v3, whole genome shotgun sequence. Protein-coding genes within it:
- the LOC104090921 gene encoding uncharacterized protein, with amino-acid sequence MSTTPNKRPHEDGGNVSGSNRSHSSSPTYYQDDSGRMIKLTSDGKVEFIRSVDVGPDGRMPKIRRFVSRDSDRRSPELPMYRVSSCPNVSHPDHSVALENRLQPKENNKVENCDAKSELRDRDDRFEKRADDGKDIKHERDNLPEYKGDVKVDKDRFSGVSWKDSKEENTGKRYLDVPAGNVDPWNASRTHGAAEVGKEFSDAENRDFAQVREAIGENKVDLIDKDKDRKRKEGKHREGGDRDKERNDRRNNLQLGNSSSDNKELLKEERDSERREKERRDISKDKDRPKDWEKDNVNREVWNGAEREVSQSEKKVVDVPGKTNELGNSTVELKKQKDHDSWKNTDRDGSERRKERDTDFEGEKPEKPGTHHDKESEGEAMDTEGGGEREREREALNCGVQQRKRRPRGSPMANRDPPFRSHTHENEGSQGKHDVSTVNYRVGECMQELIKLWKEYESSQADRASESSPSGPTLEIRIPAEHVSATNRQVRGGQLWGTDIYTNDSDLVAVLMHTGYCRTTASPLLPTIKELHATIRVLPPQDCYISTLRNNVRSRAWGAAVGCSYCIERCSVVKKGGGTIDLEPCLTHSSTLEPTLAPVTAERTMTTRAAASNALRQQRFVREVTIQFNLCNEPWLKYSISVVADKGLKKPLFTSSRMKKGEVLYLETHTQRYELCFNGEKMVKATTSQMHEMDVDKPQTYNIHVANGEKYGADGENMMVDLFRWSRCKKALPQKLMQSVGIPLPLEHVEVLEENVEWEDIQWSQTGVWIAGKEYPLTRAHFLSPN